Sequence from the Capillibacterium thermochitinicola genome:
CTGATGGCCTCTTTGGTAAATTCCAGCTGTAAACCTTCACTTTCTAAAAGTGCTTTTTCTTGCCGTAAAAGCGCATTTTCCGGTTCCACCAGAATCCGTTCGAAATCCTCAACCGTCAACGACTCCAGTTCGACCCGGATTGGAAAACGCCCTTGGAACTCGGGAATAAGTTCGGATGGTTTACTAACATGAAAAGCCCCCGCCGCGATGAAGAGAATATAGTCGGTCTTCACCGGTCCGTATTTTGTCCAAACGGTCGTCCCCTCGACAATGGGGAGAATATCCCGCTGTACCCCTTCCCGGGAAACGTCGGGCCCGTTTTCACCATAACCGCCGACGATCTTATCGATCTCGTCAATAAAGACGATCCCCGACTCTTCCACGCGGGTGACGGCTTCCCGGTAGACATCATCCCAGTCGATCAGCTTTTCGGTCTCCTGCTGGGTCAGGATCTCCCGGGCTTCGGCCACGGTCACCTGGCGCAGGCTCACTTTCTTCGGCAGCATCGCGGAGAAAAATTCTTGCAGCCCTTGGCCAATTTCATCCAAACCGCCAATACCGACCATGCCGGAAGGAACCGGCGGGGTTTCGACCACCTCGATCTGCACCATCTCGTCTTCCAGTTCGCCCCGGTAGTAGCGTTCGCGAAGCATTTCGAGCCTTCCCTGCTCTTCCGGGTCAGGGGCGGATTGGGTTTTTTCGGGGGCAAAAACCCCAAAAAGGTCGAAAGGACCCTTGGCTTGCTTGGGCTTTTCCAGCCCGGCGAGAATCCGTAAAAGCCGGCGCTCGGCATTGGCCCGTGCTTTCTCCCGCAGAGCCGCGGTTTTTTCCTCCTTGACCATCCGGACGGCGATCTCGGCCAAATCTTTGATGATCGACTCCACGTCCCGCCCGACATAGCCGACCTCGGTAAACTTCGTCGCTTCCACCTTAAGGAAGGGTGCATTGACCAAGCGGGCGAGGCGCCGGGCAATCTCCGTCTTCCCGACCCCAGTCGGGCCAATCATCAGAATATTTTTCGGCCGGATCTCATCCCGGAGTTCCGGGGGCAGACTCCGGCGTCGCTGCCGGTTACGGAGGGCGACCGCCACCGCTTTCTTGGCCCGGTGCTGGCCGATAATGTAGCGGTCAAGTTCAGCAACGATTTGTTGAGGCGTTAAATCGTTCATTCTATCCCTCCAAGTTCCTCAAGGCAGATCTGTTCGTTGGTGTAAACACAGATCCCGGCCGCGATCTTCATGGCTTCAACGGCAATCTCCCCCACCGTCAAAGTGGAATGGGCTTTTAACGCACGGGCTGCGGCCAAGGCGTAAGGTCCGCCCGAACCAATGGCCGCAATTCCGTCATCGGGTTCGATCACCTCACCGGATCCGCTGATCAGTAAGAGGTTTTTCGGATCGGCCACCAACAACAATGCTTCCAACTGGCGCAGGCGCCGGTCGGTCCGCCATTCTTTCGCCGTCTCCACCGCCGCGCGCACCAGTTGCCCGTCATAAGCCTCCAGCTGGCTTTCGAAGAGGGAAAAAAGGGTAAACGCGTCGGCCACTGCTCCGGCAAAGCCGGCTAGCACCCGATCCTGGTACAAACGGCGGATCTTTTTCGCCCCGTGCTTAACCACCGTGTCGCCCATGGTGACCTGACCGTCGCCGGCCATCGCGACCCGTTTTCCGTCGTGAACGGCTAGAACCGTTGTGGCTTTAAACATCCTCCCCCCCCCCTTGCCCTTGATTTATTATGCAGCGTAGGCTTTTTGGCTATGAATTGTGTAAATCCGCAAAGAGTAACCCTTCCCTTAATAGTCTGACTTTTTTAAAGGCCAAGCATGCATCGGATCTCCACCCCAAACGGGCATACCTCTACGCCCGGGGATGGGCTTGGTTATAAGCTTTTTTCACTTGGTCGCGGCTGAGATGGGTATAAATCTGGGTGGTCGAAATATTGACGTGCCCCAGAAGCTCCTGGACGGTCCGGAGGTCGGCCCCGCCCTCCAACAGATGGGTGGCAAAAGAGTGCCTTAGCGTATGGGGGCTTACCTTCTTCTCCAGCGCCGCCCGGCGCACATAGGCATCTATTAGCCGCCGGACACTCCGGGCGGAAAGCCGGGTGCCGTCTTTATTCAAAAATACCGCCCGCTCGTCAGGGGTCGCACCCTGCGCTAAATAGAAAGGCCGCCCTTTTTGTAGATAGTCCGCCAGGGCTTTACACCCTTGTCTTCCTAAAAAGGTCAGCCTTTCTTTCGCACCTTTCCCGTAAACCCGGAGGCAACCGCGTTCCAGGTCAAGATCGCCCAGGTTAAGCCCGGTCAGCTCGCTGACCCGGATCCCGGTCCCGTAGAGGACTTCCAAGATCGCCCGGTCCCGCAGTCCTTTGGGCGTATTATCATCAAACCGCAAGAGTTCATTGATCTCGCGCACATACAAAAACTCCGGTAATTTCTTCGGGCATTTGGGCGTGCGTAAATTGTGCAATGGGTTTTGGTCGACCACACCCTGTAAAGTCAGGTATTTAAAGAAAGAGCGCAAAGAAGCAATCTTCCGCGCAATCGTGGTGCGGGCCAGTCCCAGCCCGGATAGGTAGGCAAGATAAGCCCGGACCTCGTTCACCCCCACCTGCGCCCAGGTACTGAGCTTTTTACCGCGCATAAACTCGACAAACTGGACCAGGTCAATGCGGTAGTTGAGCAGAGTATGAGCCGAGTAGTTTTTTAGCTTGATGTAATTAAGATAATTATTCAGAGAATTCTCGAGAAACAGAAGAGCTCACCTCACTACCATATTAACAATAATAACACAATAGCGTTGATTTTACAAACAATATTCCTGCCGAATTTTTGCTTTTTCAATATATTTTCCGGTTATTTCCCCTCGTTTCGGAGATAATTTTCGAGCGCACCCAAAGCCCGTTCGGCAAGAGCGCGGTTTTTCCTCAATTTTTCTTTGATTTTCACGTTTAATGGCGGAAATAACCCGAAATTAATACTCATCGGCTGAAAATGTCGAATTTCGGCGTTGATAATATGGTAGAAAAGGGCCCCAACCGCCGTCTCGCGCGGAAAAATCAGGGGCGGTTTTCCTTCCAAAAAGCGGACGATGTTCTTCCCCGCCACCAAACCGGCGGCGATCGACTCCACGTAGCCCTCCACCCCGATTAACTGGCCCGCCAAAAAGAGGGGCCATCCCCCTTTCCATTGCAACGCGGCCGTGAGCAGCCTTGGCGCATTGATAAAGGAGTTCCGGTGCATCACCCCGTAACGGACAAACTCCGCCTCGGCCAGACCGGGGATTAGCCGGAAAACGCGCCGCTGTTCCCCCCAGCGCAGATTGGTTTGGAAGCCGACCATATTGTAGAGGGTTTTTTCCCGGTTCTCGGGGCGCAGTTGCACCACGGCATAAGGCCGTCGCCCGGTGGCCGGATCGATCAAACCAACCGGTTTCAGCGGTCCAAAACGCAGGGTATCCTTCCCCCGGGCCGCCAACACCTCCACCGGCATGCAACCTTCAAAGTACCGTTTTTCCTCGTCTCCCAAATGGGACTGGTGAACTTCGGCCGTGGTCAGGTTTTCCCAGAACAAAGTGTACTCTTCTTCGTTCATGGGACAGTTTAAATACTCCGCCTCACCCCGGCCGTAACGGGAGGCGGCAAAGATGCGGGTGAAATCAAGGGACTCCCGCGTCACAATCGGGGCCACCGCATCAAAAAAGTAGAAATATTCTTCACCGAAAAGCTTTTGCAGCCAAGCAGAGAGAGATGGAGAGGTAAGGGGACCGGTGGCCACAACCGCCGGCTGGTCGGAGGGGATGGTGGAGATCTCCTCCCGGACCACCTTAATCCGGGGGTGTTCTTCAAGACGGGCGGTGACACCCGCCGCGAACCGGTGCCGGTCCACGGCCAGGGCTCCCCCGGCCGGTACTTTTGTCTCGTCGGCCACGGCCATTAATAACGAGCCCAACCGCCGGAGTTCTTCCTTCAAAAGTCCCGCCGCGTTCTCCAGATTATTTGCCTTTAAGGAATTACTGCAGACCAGTTCCGCCAGGAAGGCGGTGGTGTGGGCCGGGGTCATCCGCGCGGGCCGCATTTCGTAAAGGACCACATCGTAACCGGCGCTGGCCACCTGCCAGGCGGCCTCCGTTCCCGCCAAGCCCCCGCCGACCACCCAGATTGGTTTAGACATCGGCGGTTCCTCCCTGATTTTCCTTCTTCCTGGTGGTCACCGTCTGTTCGTAGGAGCAGTCCTGCCGGGTGCAGGCAATATACTCCCCTTTGGTTTTGCTCTTCTTCACGACACACAAACTGCCACACTCGGGACAAGGCGTTTTGGCCGGTGGATACCAACTGGTAAACTTGCATTCCGGATACTGGTTGCAGCCGAAGAACTTCCGTCCTTTCTTCGAATGACGCTCGACGATCTGCCCCTTTTTACATTCGGGGCAGGCCACACCGGTCTCTTTCTGGATCGACTTGATGTTCTTACATTCGGGATAACCGGGACAGGCCAGAAAACGGCCGTAACGGCCGTACTTGTAGACCATCATCCGCCCACAGTACTCGCACTGGACCTCGCTGACTTCGTCGGCCAACTTGACCCGTTCCACCGTCTCTTCGGCCTTTTTGAGTTCGGCCGAGAAGGGCTCGTAAAAGTCACGGACCGTCGAGACCCAATCAACCGTCCCCTCCTCCACCTGGTCCAACTTCTCCTCCATGCGGGCGGTAAAATCCAGGTCCACCACCCGGGGGAAGTTCTCTCGTAAGAGCCGGTCAACGACCAAGCCCAGCTCGGTCGGTTTAAATCTTTTATTCTCCATCTCCACGTAGTTCCGTTTCCGGAGCGTCTCAATGATCGTCGCGTAAGTGCTGGGACGGCCAATCCCGTTTTCTTCCAGCGTTTTCACTAGCATCGCTTCACTGTAACGGGCTGGCGGTTGGGTAAAATGCTGCTCGGGCCGGACCGCCTGCAGCGCCAGGGCCGTATCCACTTGGAGATCGGGCAGATAACCCTCTTCTTCCTCGTTCTTATCGTCCTGATCCTCTTGGTAAAGGACTAAAAAGCCGGGAAACTTAACTTTACTGCCGTTGGCCCGGAAAAGAAACGCGTCCCCCTCCAGGTCAACCGTCATCACATCCAAAACGGCCGCCTCCATCTGGCTGGCCACAAACCGGTCCCAAATCAGCTGGTAGAGACGGAACTGGTCCCGGGTTAAAAAAGCCTTCACATCCTGAGGCCGGCGGCTAACCACTGTTGGGCGGATCGCCTCATGGGCCCCCTGGGCCATGGTGGATTTTGTTTTATAAACGGGCGGTTTGGCCGGCAAATACTCCTTGCCGTATTCAGCCGCAATCACGGCACGGCATTCTTCCTGCGCTTCTTGGGCGACGCGCACGGAATCGGTACGGATATAGGTAATCAGACCAACACTGCCTTCGTCGCCAATCTCCAATCCTTCATATAATTGTTGCGCCACGGACATGGTCTTCCGGGCACTGAACCCGAGTTTGCGGGAGGCCTCTTGCTGCAGCGTACTGGTGATAAAAGGCGGGGCCGGATGACGCTTGCGTTCCCGCTTTTTCACATCGATAACCCGGAAGGAGGCCGCTTCAATCCGTCGTTTTAGTTCGTTTGCCGTTTCCTCGTTGGGAATGGTGGCTTTCTCACCGTTAACCTGAATGAGCTTTGCTGAGAATAAGTCCTGCTCCCGGCCGGCGGGGACAAAATCGGCGGTGATACTCCAGTACTCTTCCTGCTGAAAAGCGTCGATCTCCGCTTCCCGCTGGCAGATCAGGCGCAAAGCAACGGATTGCACGCGTCCCGCCGACAGGCCGCGCCGCACTTTTGCCCATAAAAGCGGGCTGAGCTTGTATCCAAAAAGGCGGTCCAGAACCCTTCTGGCCTGTTGGGCATTGACCCGGTTGAGATCGATTGGCCGCGGGTTTTCCAGCGCCGCCGTGATCGCTCTTTTCGTAATCTCATGGAATTCGATCCGGCAGGCGGAATCGGGGTTGAGTTCAAGAGTCTGGGCCAGATGCCACGAGATCGCTTCCCCCTCCCGGTCCGGGTCGGTCGCCAGATAGACCCGGTCCACCTTTTTCACCGAATCCTTGAGTTCTTTGATGATCTTCCCCCGGCCTCTAATCGTTATATATTTCGGTTTAAAATTATTCTTAATATCCACGGCGAATTGACTCCGGGGCAGATCAAGAATATGTCCGTTGGAGGCCTTGACCTGATAACTGCGGCCTAGTATCTTACTGATGGTTTTTGCTTTCGCCGGTGATTCCACGATTACCAGTTTTTCGGCCATTAAGGCACCTCCTTATTACCCTCGTTCTCTCGATCTATACTTAAGTGTATTCTATTCTTTCCTTTTCTCCATGGTTTATTTTAGTGGTTACGGCGGTAGGTTTTTGCCGCCACTTGGGAAACAACCTGTTTCATCTCCATCATCACTAAAGCGGAATTTACCGTGGCGACCGGCAGGCCGCTGGCGCGCACCAAATCATCAATATGGGTTTCGCCCCCCGCCAACAGCTCCCAGATCTTCTGTTCCACCGGAGACAAGGCCAAGTCCGGGCCGGCTTGGGGGGCAGTAGGCGCGTCGACGGCCAACAACGGTAGGTTCAAGGCGGCTAAAATGTCGTTGGGCCCTTCTACCAAAAAAGCCCCCTGTTTGATTAGACGATGGGGCCCTTTACTACCTTCCCGCTCAATCGGACCCGGAACGGCAAAAACGTCCCGGCCCTGTTCCAAAGCAAAATCGGCCGTGATCAAAGAACCGCTGTCGGCGGTGGCTTCCACCACCGTCACCGCCAAACTGAGACCGCTGATCACCCGGTTCCGGGCGGGGAAGTTGGCGGCATAAGGGGGCGTGCCTAACGGAAACTCGGAACAGACCACCGCCCGTTCCGCGATGGCCTGCATCAAACCGGCATTTTCCGGCGGGTAAACCCGGTCGAGCCCCGATCCCAAAACGGCAATCGTCCGTCCCCCTTCCACCTGCAAAGCCCCGCGGTGGGCGGCGGAATCAATCCCCCGGGCCAAGCCGCTCACGATCGTCACGCCCCGGGCGGCAAGGCCGGCCGCCAGTTCACGGGCGGTATTTATTCCGCGCGGCGTTGCCCGGCGGGAACCGACGATCGCCACCGCCAGTTGATCGGAAGGCCGGAACTCCCCTTTATAGTACAACACCGGAGGCGGATCGCTCGTCTGTTTCAGCAAGGGCGGGTAAGCAGGGTCACAGGCCAATAAAACCCGGCATCCAGCTTTTTCCACCCTTTCTCCTTCGGCCGCCGGTGTACAGGTCCGGCGGAAAGCAACCAGATCAGCCGCGACTTTACGCCCGAGCACTTCGGTGAGCGCTCCGGGCTCCGCTTCCCACGCCGCCCGGGCGGTCCCAAAGACCGCCAGCAGGCGGTAAAAACGCTTCGGCCCAATCCCCGGGGCCTTATGTAAAGCAATCCAGTATAAAGCCTCTTCCGTGAGCATGGCTTTCTCCTCCAGAAGAAAACTCCCATTACACAGTTTATTTTTAAACTGGTCATGGCAATAATATGGCGTGGAGGTGGCTTGCTTGGAAACAAATCTAAGTCAAATTTATACCTGTCCCCGCTGTCAGATGGAAACGTCCCATTACATCCTGACCCGCCGGGGGGAAAGAGTCGTCCTGACTTGTACCTGCTGCCGAACGACCTCTCTCGTCCGGACTTCTGTCCTGGAAGACCACCAGGCCTGGTGGGAAGCAGAACTGCAGCAGCTCCTTTCCGGGTTGGAAGATCACGAAGACGAGCACTAACCTTCGCGGCGTCCAATCAAACTCGGTCGCGTTCCCACCTCCACCCCGGGCGGGACCAGTAGTCTTAAACGGGCGGCTTCCCTTTTCACCGCAGCCCAACCACAGCCGGAGATGTAAAGATCCTCCCCCGGCTGGACCGTAAAGAACTTCTCCTCAAACCGGGCCGGCCGTTCCAGCGGGTGATAAACCCGTAACCAGTCAGGGCCTTCCTTCAGCAATGCTTCCGCCTTTTCTCCCCGGCTCCGGTGGAGGGGGGTTTTCTCCCCCGCAAAAAAGACCAGGGTCCGGGCGACCGGCGACTGGTTCCAAACCCCTGCCAGCCCACCAAGTAAAACGGCTCCGTCGGGCAGTAAGTTCCAGAGTTTGACCTGCAATTTCTTATCCGGCAAAAGCCGGCCGGCCGTCTCCGGCGCAAACAGATCGCCCATCCTGCCCCCCGGCAGCAAGCCGGGCGTATCGTAAAGGATTACACCGTAAGAAGCGAGCGTCCAGGTGGACATTCCCAGCGTCGTCCCGGGGAACCGGGAAATGGTGGGCAATTCCGCTTTCTTTTGGTCCTCCGTGGCCAACAACGAGGTGAGCAGGGAGGTCTTCCCCACGTTGGCCGCCCCCAAAACCGTCACTTTTTTCCCGGCCAGTTCCTTTTTCAAGGCGGTGAGCCTAGCCAACTGTTCGGGCTCGCGGTGCCGCGCCGAGACCACTTTGACTCCCAGCAGTTCAACACCGGGAAAACGCCGGGCCCATAAAGCCCGGAACCAGGCGGTCATCTCGGCCCAGGGTGTCCGCTCCGGCAAAAGATCCGCCTTATTAACCACAATCAGCACAGGCAAGGCAAACAGCCGGGCCCAAGCCACGGGCATCGACCCTTCCGGGTCAAAAACATCGGTCACCAATAAAATAAGATCGCTCTGCTGGAGGGCGCTTTGGATCTCCCGGTCGATCGCAGCCCCGTCATCGACTGCGTTTTTGAATTGACCGTAGTGGCGCAGGCGGAAACAACGCTGGCAAAAGACGGTTCCGGCTTTCTCCGGTTTCTCCGGCGGTATGTAAAACCCGGGCTGGTCCGGAGCCTCTGTTTGCAGAATAACACCACAGCCGGGACATTTTTTGTTACTCACTAATGATCCCCTTTTTCTTTAAGTGTTTAGCAACCAACCTTTCCAAACGCCGGACCATTTTCGTAAACAACAACTCGCGCTTACTGATTGGGTGCGTCCAGATCGTAAATAAAGCCATGCGGTTACCGCCCCAGACGTCGGTGAAAAGTTGATCCCCCACCGTGGCCGTCTCTCCGGGGGTGGTCCCAAGCAAGGCCAGCGCTTTTTTAAACGGTGATTTCCGTGGTTTGACCGCCCGGGCAACCCATGGTATTCCCAACTTCTCCCCGACGATCTTTACCCGGTCTTCCAAGGCATTGGAGATGATGCACAGTTTTAGGCCGGCGTTTTTCATCTCCTGAACCCAGGCCACGGTTTCCGGAGTAACATGAACCTCTCCCCATTCCACCAAGGTATTATCCAGGTCGAGCAGTAACCCCTTTAAACCGCGCTTTTTCAGGTAATCCGGCTTTAAGTCCGCCAGTTTTTTCAGGTGTAGAGCAGGGTATAATCTTTTCCACATCATACTCACCAGCACAATCGCCTCCAAAGTATTTCTATTATACCACAAAACATAATTTTGCAAACTTATTTTCCGTTACCGGGCGGTTTTTTGGTATAAAAAGGTAAGTTGTTGGCAATTATATTATTACCAGATATTTCCCTTGCGTTATGCAGGCATAATCATTGTCTACAATTTAGACACCCAATAACAAAGAGTTCCCTTGCGCAAAGAAAAGGAGGAAAAGTTGTGATGATGAAAATGATCGAGGAAAAAAATGAGTTGCAGAAGCAACTGTTCCAAACCATGCTGTCGTTTTGCCTGACCATCTTCGTCGCCCTTGGTTGCTTCGCTTCCTATATAATTAACACGGAAAAGAAATTACATAGTTTGACGGAACGGATGGAAGCA
This genomic interval carries:
- the hslU gene encoding ATP-dependent protease ATPase subunit HslU, with the protein product MNDLTPQQIVAELDRYIIGQHRAKKAVAVALRNRQRRRSLPPELRDEIRPKNILMIGPTGVGKTEIARRLARLVNAPFLKVEATKFTEVGYVGRDVESIIKDLAEIAVRMVKEEKTAALREKARANAERRLLRILAGLEKPKQAKGPFDLFGVFAPEKTQSAPDPEEQGRLEMLRERYYRGELEDEMVQIEVVETPPVPSGMVGIGGLDEIGQGLQEFFSAMLPKKVSLRQVTVAEAREILTQQETEKLIDWDDVYREAVTRVEESGIVFIDEIDKIVGGYGENGPDVSREGVQRDILPIVEGTTVWTKYGPVKTDYILFIAAGAFHVSKPSELIPEFQGRFPIRVELESLTVEDFERILVEPENALLRQEKALLESEGLQLEFTKEAIRTMAELAYQLNKENENIGARRLYTILEQVLEDISFRAVEYKGQTVRIDENFVRERLDPILKTTDLSRYIL
- the hslV gene encoding ATP-dependent protease subunit HslV, which encodes MFKATTVLAVHDGKRVAMAGDGQVTMGDTVVKHGAKKIRRLYQDRVLAGFAGAVADAFTLFSLFESQLEAYDGQLVRAAVETAKEWRTDRRLRQLEALLLVADPKNLLLISGSGEVIEPDDGIAAIGSGGPYALAAARALKAHSTLTVGEIAVEAMKIAAGICVYTNEQICLEELGGIE
- the xerC gene encoding tyrosine recombinase XerC, with the protein product MFLENSLNNYLNYIKLKNYSAHTLLNYRIDLVQFVEFMRGKKLSTWAQVGVNEVRAYLAYLSGLGLARTTIARKIASLRSFFKYLTLQGVVDQNPLHNLRTPKCPKKLPEFLYVREINELLRFDDNTPKGLRDRAILEVLYGTGIRVSELTGLNLGDLDLERGCLRVYGKGAKERLTFLGRQGCKALADYLQKGRPFYLAQGATPDERAVFLNKDGTRLSARSVRRLIDAYVRRAALEKKVSPHTLRHSFATHLLEGGADLRTVQELLGHVNISTTQIYTHLSRDQVKKAYNQAHPRA
- the trmFO gene encoding methylenetetrahydrofolate--tRNA-(uracil(54)-C(5))-methyltransferase (FADH(2)-oxidizing) TrmFO, which encodes MSKPIWVVGGGLAGTEAAWQVASAGYDVVLYEMRPARMTPAHTTAFLAELVCSNSLKANNLENAAGLLKEELRRLGSLLMAVADETKVPAGGALAVDRHRFAAGVTARLEEHPRIKVVREEISTIPSDQPAVVATGPLTSPSLSAWLQKLFGEEYFYFFDAVAPIVTRESLDFTRIFAASRYGRGEAEYLNCPMNEEEYTLFWENLTTAEVHQSHLGDEEKRYFEGCMPVEVLAARGKDTLRFGPLKPVGLIDPATGRRPYAVVQLRPENREKTLYNMVGFQTNLRWGEQRRVFRLIPGLAEAEFVRYGVMHRNSFINAPRLLTAALQWKGGWPLFLAGQLIGVEGYVESIAAGLVAGKNIVRFLEGKPPLIFPRETAVGALFYHIINAEIRHFQPMSINFGLFPPLNVKIKEKLRKNRALAERALGALENYLRNEGK
- the topA gene encoding type I DNA topoisomerase, with the protein product MAEKLVIVESPAKAKTISKILGRSYQVKASNGHILDLPRSQFAVDIKNNFKPKYITIRGRGKIIKELKDSVKKVDRVYLATDPDREGEAISWHLAQTLELNPDSACRIEFHEITKRAITAALENPRPIDLNRVNAQQARRVLDRLFGYKLSPLLWAKVRRGLSAGRVQSVALRLICQREAEIDAFQQEEYWSITADFVPAGREQDLFSAKLIQVNGEKATIPNEETANELKRRIEAASFRVIDVKKRERKRHPAPPFITSTLQQEASRKLGFSARKTMSVAQQLYEGLEIGDEGSVGLITYIRTDSVRVAQEAQEECRAVIAAEYGKEYLPAKPPVYKTKSTMAQGAHEAIRPTVVSRRPQDVKAFLTRDQFRLYQLIWDRFVASQMEAAVLDVMTVDLEGDAFLFRANGSKVKFPGFLVLYQEDQDDKNEEEEGYLPDLQVDTALALQAVRPEQHFTQPPARYSEAMLVKTLEENGIGRPSTYATIIETLRKRNYVEMENKRFKPTELGLVVDRLLRENFPRVVDLDFTARMEEKLDQVEEGTVDWVSTVRDFYEPFSAELKKAEETVERVKLADEVSEVQCEYCGRMMVYKYGRYGRFLACPGYPECKNIKSIQKETGVACPECKKGQIVERHSKKGRKFFGCNQYPECKFTSWYPPAKTPCPECGSLCVVKKSKTKGEYIACTRQDCSYEQTVTTRKKENQGGTADV
- the dprA gene encoding DNA-processing protein DprA; the encoded protein is MLTEEALYWIALHKAPGIGPKRFYRLLAVFGTARAAWEAEPGALTEVLGRKVAADLVAFRRTCTPAAEGERVEKAGCRVLLACDPAYPPLLKQTSDPPPVLYYKGEFRPSDQLAVAIVGSRRATPRGINTARELAAGLAARGVTIVSGLARGIDSAAHRGALQVEGGRTIAVLGSGLDRVYPPENAGLMQAIAERAVVCSEFPLGTPPYAANFPARNRVISGLSLAVTVVEATADSGSLITADFALEQGRDVFAVPGPIEREGSKGPHRLIKQGAFLVEGPNDILAALNLPLLAVDAPTAPQAGPDLALSPVEQKIWELLAGGETHIDDLVRASGLPVATVNSALVMMEMKQVVSQVAAKTYRRNH
- a CDS encoding GTPase produces the protein MSNKKCPGCGVILQTEAPDQPGFYIPPEKPEKAGTVFCQRCFRLRHYGQFKNAVDDGAAIDREIQSALQQSDLILLVTDVFDPEGSMPVAWARLFALPVLIVVNKADLLPERTPWAEMTAWFRALWARRFPGVELLGVKVVSARHREPEQLARLTALKKELAGKKVTVLGAANVGKTSLLTSLLATEDQKKAELPTISRFPGTTLGMSTWTLASYGVILYDTPGLLPGGRMGDLFAPETAGRLLPDKKLQVKLWNLLPDGAVLLGGLAGVWNQSPVARTLVFFAGEKTPLHRSRGEKAEALLKEGPDWLRVYHPLERPARFEEKFFTVQPGEDLYISGCGWAAVKREAARLRLLVPPGVEVGTRPSLIGRREG
- a CDS encoding YqeG family HAD IIIA-type phosphatase, which translates into the protein MWYNRNTLEAIVLVSMMWKRLYPALHLKKLADLKPDYLKKRGLKGLLLDLDNTLVEWGEVHVTPETVAWVQEMKNAGLKLCIISNALEDRVKIVGEKLGIPWVARAVKPRKSPFKKALALLGTTPGETATVGDQLFTDVWGGNRMALFTIWTHPISKRELLFTKMVRRLERLVAKHLKKKGIISE